The Deinococcus malanensis DNA window GCCTGAGAGGTGCTTGTCAGTCATGCTGCGCCTCACTTTCAGGATGCCGGGGGCTGTTCGCCGGCCGGGTGGTGGCTCCTGTTGCCTGTCTCGGGAAAGCGCGGAAAAACAGAAACACGGTCATGGGGCCTCCAGACAAATTGAGTAAAACACGGGGTGGAATGTTCAGCCGTGGCCGCGCCAAGTTGAGCTGGGCTCATCTTAGAAGCCCTGACCCCCACGCCATGATGAGTCCAGGCTACGGCATCCTCAACACAGCAGGCCCTGCCGGGTGAGACAGGGCCTGCAAATCAAGTGCGGTGTTACTTCAGCACGACAACCTTGTCCACCTCTGCCGTGCCGGTGTAGGTGGTGGCAGCATTCAGATAGCCCTTGAGCACCACAGTCCATGTTCCGGCCACGGGGTTGGAGACCGCGACGGCCTCACCGGTGCTGACGCCCTGAGCGCTGGAGGCGACCAGCTGACCGGCCGGATCGTACACGTCCAGGTCGAGATCGAATGCCGCATTGCCCCACTCGGTGGTCACCCGAAGGGCGCTGCTGCCCGCTGGCACGCTGATGGTGTGGCTGTCGCTGGCGTTCACCGCGCAGTCCACCCCAGGAGCACAGACGGCCGGGCTGACGGTGCCGGTCCAGCCGGGCAGGGCGGTGGTCTCGACCGTGGTGCGCTTGGGATTGAGCCGCGCCGCTTCCCGCACAGCGGCGTGGGCGTCGACGTACCCGTAGCCCACTTCCCACTCCTCGCGCTGCCGGACGACCGCCGAACTGGTGTCGTACACCGCGCGGCTGGTCTTCTTGAAGACACTCAGCACGCTGTCGAGGTTCAACCCTGGATGGGCCTCAAGCATCAGGGCGACCACACCACTGATATGCGGCGTGGCCATGCTGGTGCCACTGATGGTGGAGTACTGGGCGTTGTCCACATCCGGCACGGTGGTGGCCGCCACCCCGGTCAGGGCCCGCGCCGCGCTGATCTTGACTCCAGGAGCCGTGACATCCGGGTGCACGTTGGCGTCCCCCGCACGTCCACGGCTGCTGAAGCTGGCCAGGGCGCCTTTCTTATCCCCGGCTGCCACGCTCATCACGCACGGACTGGCCGAATAGGGGTTGAGGGTATCGGCGCCGGGGCCCTCGTTACCTGCGGCGAAGACCACGATCATTCCTGCGTCGTAGGCGCGCTTGGAGGCCAGGCTGATGGGATTGTAGGGAGCAAACTCGCCGCTCGAGCCCCAGGAGTTGCTGATGATCCGCACGTTGTGGGTATCCCGGACCTCCGGGCGCATCACGTAGTCAAAGCCCTGAAGGGCATACAGGATGCTCAGGCCGTCGCCTGCACCGACGCCCACCAGGGTGGCCCCGGGAGCCACCCCACGGCGGACCCGGGTGCTGCCGGCCGATGCCTCGCCGCTGCCCCCGATGGTGCTGGCGACGTGGGTGCCGTGCCCACTGCTGGTGTCGGTGTTGGGCAGTTCGACGTACAGCGCACCTCCGACCGGTGTGTCGGTGACCGACCCAGCCAGCTTGACGTTGTTCGCCACGTGGTCCAGGTCGGCGTGGGTTCCGTCCACCCCGGAGTCGATGATCGCCACGCCGACACCTCTGCCGGTCACGCTGTAGGTACTCTGGGCAGTATCTGCTCCGATAAACCGGACACTCTCCGCCAGGCTGTAGTGCAGCGGGGCGTCCCGGTAGATCGACTGCAGGCCCGGCAGATTGGCTTCGAGCGCCTGGATCAGTTCGGGGGTCACCAGGGTCCGGACAGCCACCATGGGCAGGTGGGTCAGCGCCCCCAGGCCATTGCCCAGATCCACCTCAAGGTTCGAATCCATCCAGGTGATGGCCCGGCCTTTGCTCGCATCGTCCACAAAGGACAGAATCAGGGTGCCGACCTCGCCGTAACGCATGGTGCTGTCCACCTGTACCCGGCTGGGCGCAGTGGCGTACAGCGCCTGACAGGCACTCAGGGTGTTGCCCTGAGCCGCGAGTGAGCCACCGGTTCCCGGCCTGGCGACCGGGGCGGAAACCTGGGGGGTGCCCTGGCCGCAGGACGCAAGGAGAAGAGTGAGACCGAGGCTGTACGCGGTGAGCTGTTTCATCATGCGGCTCCTGGGAGAACAGTGGAAGAGAGCAGAGATAGGGACATTACGGTAGAGCTATTAGAGCGTTCCAGTCTCAAAAAAAGCTCAAAAAGGCTTCAGATACAGCCCCTTAAACGGGAATACCGCTTCTTCTTAAGAAAGAGTGAAGCTGCCGTCAGACTGTAAGCCGCTACGAAAATACCGTCACACACGGAGATATAGTGGAATGATGGACACCTTGCCTGCCCGGCTGCGAGGGCGTCTTCATGAAGAACAGCACGGGGTGGTGGCTCCGGTGGGGGTGGCTGCGGGCCATCCAATCCTGCGGGACTGGGCGCGTGCAGCCGGGTGGGCCATCCTGGAGGCGTCGCCGGGACCCCGGGACAGGCGCTGGGTGTGGTTTCCTACCACGCACACGGACCTGCGCACCCTGGACCCTGAACATCACGCGGCACTGGTTCTTGGTGTGGGTGACCTTCAGCTCGACGCGGACGAATGGACTGCTGCCTTGGCAGGCAGTCCGGCGCAGTGGCGAGAGCAGGCCTACGCGGCCTTTGGACAATGGCCGGCTGCACTGGAGATTCTGGCTCGCCTGCTCGCCCAGCAGGGAGCGGACGGACTTCCAGCCGTCGAGGAACTGCACCGGCATCCACTGATCAGCGTACTGCTGGCTCCCTACTGGCCACCCGAGCCTTTGCGGCGGTCGGCCATGCAGCTGGCCAACGCTGCCCTGATTGCTCCGGCGGTGGCGCAGGCTCTGGACGTTGCACCTGCCGACCTTGACATCCTCAGCGACGAGGGGTGGTTGTGGCCGGCACCGGGAGGCTGGGCGTTCCCGGAACTGCTCCGGCGTGCCCTGTGCCCGGTCCCCGCCCCTGGGCCGGCGGTCCGTGCGGCAGAAGCACTTCAGGCGGCGGGCCACACCACGGCGGCCCTGACCACGCTGGCAACGGCGCAGGCCTGGGACGAACATCTGCAACTGCTAGCCTATACCGCCCGCGCCGGCCAGGGAGAAGCGAACCTGCGCTCTCAGCTGGCCAGTGTGCCGGACCACTGGCGCCAGTCGCCGGCCGCGCGGTACCTGGCCGGACTGCTGGCCCGCAGTACCGGGGACCTGAACGAGGCGGACGCCCTGTATTCGCAGGCGCTGGGCGGGCTGCCGGAGTCTCTGGTGGCCACGGTGCACAATGCCCGGGGCGTGGTGCGGGCCATGCGGGGATTGACCGAAGGTGCTCTGGCCGACTTTGAGGCAGCTGCAGGAGGCAGCGGGGTCACGGCTGGTGAAGCCAGCCAGAACCGCGCCCTGCTGCTGATTCAGACCGGGCGTCACGCCGAGGCGGAGCTCAGCCTGGGCCGGGCCGTTGCCGCCTTTCGGGCCGCAGGAGATCCTCTGCGCGAGGCCCGTAGTCTCGAAACGCTGGGGGGGCTGCAGTTCGGACGTGGCCTGCTGCGTGAGGCGCTGCCCCCCTATGCCAAGGCCCTCATCCTGCAATCGGGGCAGCCGCGGGACGCGGCCATGACCCACCTCAATCTGGCGGAGGTGCACGCGGCGCTGGGTGACTTTGGCAGTGCCGAGACGCAGCTGCACGCGGCGCAGGTTCTGGTTCGTGCCCCTGGGTCCGACAGCGGAGTGGCCGGGTGGGCTCTGCGGGTCCAGGCGCTGCTGGCGCTGCATGAGGGGCAGCCCCCGCAGGCGCTGCACTGGCTGGGCCAGATCCAGACCGCGGACCGTACACTGCATGCTGAAACCGCGCTGCTGCTGGCCCGGGCTTACCGCGAAAGTGGTGACCCTGACCGGGCCGCCGCAGCCCTGGAAGAGGCGCGGCAGCTGGGTCTGCGCGCGGATCTGGAGGCGGCCCTGCAGGGACAGGGCGACCTGGGCAGTGTGATTGCCGAGGCCCGGGAGGAAGAGGCCCGGCTGGAACTGGCCACTGCACTGCTGGAACGTGGTGAACCCGACGACCTCACCGAGGCCCTGGAGTTGATCCGCACCCA harbors:
- a CDS encoding transcriptional regulator, whose protein sequence is MDTLPARLRGRLHEEQHGVVAPVGVAAGHPILRDWARAAGWAILEASPGPRDRRWVWFPTTHTDLRTLDPEHHAALVLGVGDLQLDADEWTAALAGSPAQWREQAYAAFGQWPAALEILARLLAQQGADGLPAVEELHRHPLISVLLAPYWPPEPLRRSAMQLANAALIAPAVAQALDVAPADLDILSDEGWLWPAPGGWAFPELLRRALCPVPAPGPAVRAAEALQAAGHTTAALTTLATAQAWDEHLQLLAYTARAGQGEANLRSQLASVPDHWRQSPAARYLAGLLARSTGDLNEADALYSQALGGLPESLVATVHNARGVVRAMRGLTEGALADFEAAAGGSGVTAGEASQNRALLLIQTGRHAEAELSLGRAVAAFRAAGDPLREARSLETLGGLQFGRGLLREALPPYAKALILQSGQPRDAAMTHLNLAEVHAALGDFGSAETQLHAAQVLVRAPGSDSGVAGWALRVQALLALHEGQPPQALHWLGQIQTADRTLHAETALLLARAYRESGDPDRAAAALEEARQLGLRADLEAALQGQGDLGSVIAEAREEEARLELATALLERGEPDDLTEALELIRTHGYLPLLSSRAAGTLVGMARDAETRALFPLRVQALGPLRVQHAGRTLQLADFPTRKSAALLMALALAQRPQNREALAERFWPGAKNPVASLQTALYHLRSVFGTPLVGTERGQVSMLFPVHSDLDELRGALSGPDTPRLAELLRPMTAPLSVFPDLPTELPEEREQAERLLHDALRVHASAQPAGDARRRDALRVLITADPLDLDSRMDLIHWHELHGEQEAADQERRHLEQARLALEAP
- a CDS encoding S8 family serine peptidase is translated as MKQLTAYSLGLTLLLASCGQGTPQVSAPVARPGTGGSLAAQGNTLSACQALYATAPSRVQVDSTMRYGEVGTLILSFVDDASKGRAITWMDSNLEVDLGNGLGALTHLPMVAVRTLVTPELIQALEANLPGLQSIYRDAPLHYSLAESVRFIGADTAQSTYSVTGRGVGVAIIDSGVDGTHADLDHVANNVKLAGSVTDTPVGGALYVELPNTDTSSGHGTHVASTIGGSGEASAGSTRVRRGVAPGATLVGVGAGDGLSILYALQGFDYVMRPEVRDTHNVRIISNSWGSSGEFAPYNPISLASKRAYDAGMIVVFAAGNEGPGADTLNPYSASPCVMSVAAGDKKGALASFSSRGRAGDANVHPDVTAPGVKISAARALTGVAATTVPDVDNAQYSTISGTSMATPHISGVVALMLEAHPGLNLDSVLSVFKKTSRAVYDTSSAVVRQREEWEVGYGYVDAHAAVREAARLNPKRTTVETTALPGWTGTVSPAVCAPGVDCAVNASDSHTISVPAGSSALRVTTEWGNAAFDLDLDVYDPAGQLVASSAQGVSTGEAVAVSNPVAGTWTVVLKGYLNAATTYTGTAEVDKVVVLK